A genomic segment from Micropterus dolomieu isolate WLL.071019.BEF.003 ecotype Adirondacks linkage group LG03, ASM2129224v1, whole genome shotgun sequence encodes:
- the cmtm8b gene encoding CKLF-like MARVEL transmembrane domain-containing protein 8b — translation MERAVVVSARRTPSVPECNISTSTLAFDQHFTTNAKGILLLAEIVCGMLVWILVGGTEYFHVPALCWVMFVSILCWVLTICLFIIYLTGAHSRIPQVPWTTLSLCLNCGATALYLVTAVVDAHTVNQAIRGRHNYNCWAASAFFAFLTTLCYAGSGCLSYRAWKTTEEGQ, via the exons ATGGAAAGAGCCGTCGTGGTGTCGGCCCGCAGGACTCCCTCAGTACCAGAATGCAACATCTCTACCTCCACCTTGGCCTTCGATCAGCACTTCACAACAAATGCCAAAGGAATACTCCTCCTGGCTGAGATA gtGTGTGGTATGTTAGTGTGGATTCTGGTTGGGGGTACAGAGTATTTTCATGTGCCTGCTCTCTGCTGGGTGATGTTTGTTTCCATCTTGTGCTGGGTGCTGACCATTTGcctgtttattatttatctcACTGGAGCCCACAGCAGAATACCACAGGTCCCTTGGACTACactg TCGCTGTGTTTGAACTGTGGTGCTACGGCTCTGTACCTGGTGACGGCAGTGGTGGATGCTCACACAGTCAACCAGGCCATTAGGGGGCGACACAACTACAACTGCTGGGCAGCATCTGCA TTCTTTGCATTTCTGACCACACTGTGCTACGCAGGAAGCGGCTGCCTGAGCTACCGTGCATGGAAGACCACAGAAGAAGGACAATAA